One window of Flavobacteriales bacterium genomic DNA carries:
- a CDS encoding bifunctional 3-deoxy-7-phosphoheptulonate synthase/chorismate mutase type II yields the protein MPLLNIQPVPFADWGIGIDRPLIIAGPCSAESREQVLATAEGIVEHAPQVKVFRAGVWKPRTRPGGFEGAGEAALPWLAEARERTGLLTMVEVATPQHVEAALKGGVDMLWIGARTTPNPFSVQAIADALSGTDIPIFVKNPVNPDLQLWIGALERLFAAGLTRVAAIHRGFHWFERTPYRNSPMWEIPVRLKAAFPDLELLCDPSHIAGNRELLAGVAQQALDLNFSGLMIETHIDPEAAKSDADQQVRPQDLATLLNGSTYRRSTAGPDLRDELQEHRDLIDRLDEEILQKVAARMEISERIGLFKQAHNIAILQPERWRYIMRAAQAMGTELGHSQHFIQALMDAVHDESIRKQTAVWEREQLAAGYQGSSENGIASPDIGHGSA from the coding sequence ATGCCGCTACTGAATATCCAGCCCGTTCCCTTCGCCGATTGGGGCATCGGCATTGATCGACCCTTGATCATTGCAGGCCCTTGCAGTGCTGAAAGCCGTGAGCAGGTGCTGGCCACCGCTGAAGGGATCGTGGAACATGCTCCACAGGTGAAGGTGTTCCGCGCGGGCGTGTGGAAGCCCCGCACCCGGCCCGGTGGCTTTGAGGGCGCGGGCGAGGCCGCCCTGCCTTGGCTGGCCGAAGCCAGGGAGCGCACCGGTCTGTTGACAATGGTGGAGGTGGCCACACCGCAACATGTGGAAGCCGCGCTGAAGGGCGGGGTGGACATGCTGTGGATCGGTGCCCGCACCACCCCGAACCCGTTCAGTGTGCAGGCCATTGCCGATGCGCTCAGCGGCACGGACATCCCGATCTTCGTGAAGAACCCCGTGAACCCCGACCTGCAATTGTGGATCGGTGCCTTGGAGCGCTTGTTCGCCGCCGGGCTGACGCGCGTGGCCGCCATACACCGCGGCTTCCATTGGTTCGAGCGCACGCCCTACCGGAACAGCCCGATGTGGGAGATCCCGGTGCGGCTCAAGGCGGCCTTCCCGGATCTGGAACTGCTGTGCGACCCCAGCCACATCGCCGGAAACCGGGAACTGTTGGCCGGCGTGGCCCAACAGGCCTTGGACCTCAACTTCAGCGGGTTGATGATCGAGACGCATATCGATCCCGAGGCGGCGAAGAGTGACGCGGACCAGCAGGTAAGACCACAGGACCTTGCCACCCTACTGAACGGATCGACCTATCGCCGTTCCACCGCCGGCCCGGACCTTCGGGATGAACTGCAGGAGCACCGCGACCTGATCGATCGGCTCGATGAGGAGATCCTACAGAAGGTCGCGGCGCGCATGGAGATCTCCGAGCGCATCGGCCTGTTCAAACAGGCGCACAACATCGCCATACTCCAGCCCGAACGTTGGCGGTACATCATGCGGGCCGCGCAGGCAATGGGCACGGAACTAGGGCATTCACAGCACTTCATCCAAGCGCTGATGGACGCCGTACATGACGAGAGCATCCGCAAGCAGACCGCCGTTTGGGAACGCGAACAACTTGCCGCAGGATACCAAGGATCGAGCGAGAATGGCATCGCCTCTCCTGACATTGGTCACGGATCGGCATAG
- a CDS encoding zinc-binding dehydrogenase, translated as MKAWQLTAHGDPAKVLVLRELPDPVPKPGEVLIRSEGFGLNYADVMAVKGLYRDAPPPPCVIGYETVGRVEQCGEGVPPELLGKRVLAMTRFGGYAELACTDHRAVAVIPEDMGLGEALAMATQGATAWYMAMVASPVQAGQRILVHSAAGGVGQLLTQMAVHQGCEVFAVANGEEKMAYLKQLGAQHVIDRKAGDHAVQVGKLLGKERLNASFNAVGGTTFKKDLKLIGSGGRLLLFGGAERGAGGAFGTLRFVWNMGLVIPIFLMMRSKSLIGVNMLRLSEHKPLLVATCMQGALDAMREGWLKPKVHPLFSADQLPQAVELLGSGKSIGKVAVKWA; from the coding sequence ATGAAAGCATGGCAGCTCACCGCGCACGGCGATCCCGCGAAAGTCCTTGTACTACGGGAGCTTCCCGACCCCGTGCCGAAGCCGGGCGAGGTGCTCATCCGCAGCGAGGGCTTCGGCCTGAACTATGCTGATGTGATGGCCGTGAAGGGCCTCTATCGCGATGCGCCGCCGCCGCCTTGCGTGATCGGTTATGAGACGGTGGGCCGTGTGGAACAATGCGGCGAAGGTGTTCCTCCGGAGCTGTTGGGCAAGCGCGTGTTGGCGATGACGCGCTTCGGAGGTTATGCGGAGCTTGCTTGTACGGATCATCGCGCCGTGGCTGTGATCCCGGAGGACATGGGGCTTGGCGAAGCCTTGGCCATGGCCACCCAAGGGGCCACGGCTTGGTACATGGCCATGGTGGCCTCACCGGTGCAGGCGGGCCAACGCATTCTTGTGCATAGCGCCGCCGGGGGCGTGGGGCAGTTGCTCACGCAGATGGCCGTGCATCAAGGATGTGAGGTTTTCGCCGTGGCGAACGGGGAGGAGAAGATGGCCTACTTGAAGCAGTTGGGCGCACAGCACGTCATCGACCGCAAAGCGGGTGACCATGCGGTGCAAGTCGGGAAACTATTAGGCAAGGAACGCTTGAACGCGAGCTTCAACGCGGTGGGCGGGACCACCTTCAAAAAGGACTTGAAGTTGATCGGCAGCGGTGGTCGCTTGTTGCTCTTCGGTGGTGCCGAGCGCGGCGCGGGCGGTGCGTTCGGCACGTTGCGCTTCGTGTGGAACATGGGCCTGGTGATCCCGATCTTCCTGATGATGCGCAGCAAGAGCCTGATCGGCGTGAACATGCTTCGCCTCAGCGAGCACAAGCCTTTGTTGGTGGCCACCTGCATGCAAGGTGCGCTGGACGCGATGCGCGAAGGCTGGCTGAAACCCAAGGTCCATCCACTTTTCAGCGCGGATCAACTTCCGCAGGCGGTGGAGCTGCTGGGCTCGGGGAAGAGCATTGGGAAGGTGGCGGTGAAGTGGGCCTGA
- a CDS encoding VCBS repeat-containing protein, translated as MIKNYAFVLTALLIVSQATAQPAFTDGTAMLGHTANSGGCMAVTDMDGDGLDDVVQLDFGTHVYVLYQETDGSFTTVDYGSLDNSSQWGWAIGDLDNDGHKDICGGATGQQNFLSITARGVSSFSNLDGPSIFTQCMSMGDMNNDGRTDIFACHDNGPPNIWFTNASGVPVNSNSYIDWSTSPSSDMSGNYGSCFVDFDNDGDLDLYIAHCRQGVNSSDDPRRWNRLFVNDGTNHYTDQAAEYGVQDHEQTWTSDFGDYDNDGDLDMFSNEHSTGTQLFENDGTGHYTNVTAGSGLGVASFPLQGMFRDMDNDGFLDILIAGGSEFYYKGNGDGTFTLVEGLFPSSKAMHGFAFGDLNRDGFEDVYANYGSGYVDGSAGNPDRLWLNTPNGNHFFRVRLQGTTSNRDAIGARVTITGPWGTQIREVRSGESYGLVNSFILPFGLGAETIVPTVTVRWPSGLVETFNDLNADQTITVVEGTCVSPNVAISASPSAIICPSSGPVLLTASPGTDFTWNTGATGPTLSVDQAGAYWIMTGTGTCTTQANVNVLESPDETPTVSAAGPTTICPLDQVVLTASPASGYLWSNGSDQQSITVSAAGNYTVTIEGACAAFTSEPVEVTLLNAPAAPMSEDVSIPVAGTAVLTATGDSIIWYDAEVDGTPVGYGSPWTTPFVDTNTLFWCSDLGQNGGVPQYGGKTDKSDIGTYQNNATYYNYFSTYEDMVIKSAKVYANGAGERPIAVVDQGTGNIVASGNFFIPDGESRVQLDLLAPGGGAYALRIVSGDPQLWRDGVGSNPVYPYDLGGLGAITGCNAGSANYYYYFYNWEVASPASWCEGPRTPVEVLVGPTGVAPDGQAEGLRVFPNPATDKVTISGKLPEGAATAEFLDVAGRVCLRAAITPAGVTIDVSSLAPGAYTLQLRGEDGISNTAFVKR; from the coding sequence ATGATCAAGAACTACGCCTTCGTCCTCACGGCCTTGTTAATAGTCTCCCAAGCCACCGCCCAACCCGCCTTCACCGATGGCACCGCGATGCTGGGCCACACGGCCAACAGCGGTGGTTGCATGGCCGTCACGGACATGGACGGCGACGGCCTGGACGATGTGGTGCAGTTGGATTTCGGTACACATGTCTACGTGCTCTATCAAGAGACCGACGGTAGCTTTACCACCGTGGACTACGGCTCTTTGGACAATAGTTCCCAATGGGGCTGGGCCATCGGCGATCTGGACAACGACGGGCATAAGGACATCTGCGGCGGGGCCACCGGCCAACAGAATTTCCTCAGCATCACCGCACGTGGGGTCTCCAGCTTCAGCAATTTGGACGGTCCGTCCATCTTCACCCAGTGCATGAGCATGGGCGACATGAACAATGACGGCCGGACGGACATTTTCGCCTGCCATGACAATGGGCCGCCCAACATCTGGTTCACCAATGCCAGCGGTGTCCCGGTGAACAGCAACAGCTACATCGATTGGAGCACCTCTCCTTCCAGCGACATGAGCGGGAACTATGGGAGCTGCTTTGTCGATTTCGACAACGATGGCGACCTCGACCTGTACATCGCACACTGCCGCCAAGGGGTGAACAGTTCGGATGACCCACGCCGTTGGAACCGCTTGTTCGTCAACGACGGCACCAACCATTACACGGACCAAGCTGCTGAATATGGCGTTCAGGACCACGAGCAGACCTGGACATCCGATTTCGGGGACTACGACAATGACGGCGATCTGGACATGTTCAGCAACGAACACAGCACGGGTACGCAACTGTTCGAGAATGACGGGACGGGACACTACACGAACGTCACCGCCGGAAGTGGATTGGGCGTAGCAAGTTTCCCGCTACAGGGCATGTTCCGGGACATGGACAACGACGGCTTTCTGGACATCCTGATCGCCGGCGGAAGTGAATTTTATTACAAGGGCAATGGCGATGGGACCTTCACCCTGGTTGAAGGTCTGTTCCCCTCTTCCAAGGCCATGCACGGCTTTGCCTTCGGCGACCTCAACCGGGATGGCTTTGAGGATGTATATGCCAACTATGGCAGCGGCTATGTGGATGGCAGTGCCGGCAACCCGGACCGTCTCTGGCTGAACACGCCCAACGGCAATCACTTCTTCCGCGTGCGGCTGCAAGGCACCACCAGTAACCGGGATGCTATCGGCGCGCGCGTCACTATCACCGGCCCGTGGGGCACGCAGATCCGTGAGGTGCGCTCCGGCGAGAGCTATGGCCTGGTGAACTCCTTCATCCTGCCCTTCGGTCTGGGAGCGGAGACCATTGTGCCGACGGTGACCGTGCGCTGGCCCAGCGGTCTGGTGGAGACCTTCAACGATCTGAACGCCGACCAGACCATCACCGTGGTGGAAGGCACCTGCGTCTCGCCGAACGTGGCCATTTCGGCCTCGCCTTCCGCCATCATCTGCCCCAGCAGCGGCCCTGTTCTGCTGACCGCCTCGCCGGGAACCGACTTCACGTGGAACACAGGTGCCACAGGACCGACCCTCAGCGTGGACCAAGCGGGTGCCTATTGGATCATGACCGGCACCGGCACCTGCACCACCCAAGCGAACGTGAACGTGCTGGAGAGCCCGGATGAGACGCCCACCGTATCCGCCGCAGGTCCCACCACGATCTGCCCCTTGGATCAGGTGGTGCTCACCGCCAGTCCGGCATCCGGTTATCTGTGGAGCAATGGAAGTGACCAGCAGAGCATCACGGTCAGTGCGGCCGGTAATTACACGGTGACGATCGAAGGAGCCTGCGCCGCGTTCACCTCGGAACCCGTGGAGGTGACCCTGCTCAATGCGCCCGCCGCACCGATGAGCGAGGATGTGTCGATCCCCGTGGCCGGCACCGCGGTGCTCACCGCCACGGGCGACAGCATTATTTGGTATGATGCGGAGGTGGACGGTACTCCCGTGGGCTATGGCAGCCCGTGGACCACGCCGTTCGTGGACACGAACACCCTCTTCTGGTGCTCGGACCTGGGCCAGAACGGCGGTGTGCCGCAGTATGGAGGAAAGACGGACAAGTCCGACATCGGGACCTACCAGAACAACGCCACGTACTACAACTATTTCAGCACCTACGAGGACATGGTGATCAAAAGTGCCAAGGTCTACGCGAACGGTGCCGGTGAGCGCCCGATCGCCGTCGTGGACCAGGGAACAGGCAACATAGTGGCCTCGGGGAACTTCTTCATCCCGGACGGTGAGAGCCGGGTGCAATTGGACCTGTTGGCTCCGGGCGGCGGCGCGTACGCCTTGCGGATCGTTTCCGGCGACCCGCAGCTTTGGCGCGATGGGGTTGGTAGCAACCCGGTATACCCGTACGACCTGGGCGGCTTAGGCGCGATCACGGGCTGCAACGCCGGTTCGGCCAATTACTACTACTACTTCTACAATTGGGAAGTTGCCTCGCCGGCTTCTTGGTGCGAAGGACCACGGACGCCGGTGGAAGTGCTGGTCGGTCCCACGGGCGTGGCGCCCGATGGTCAGGCCGAGGGCCTGCGTGTCTTCCCGAACCCGGCCACCGACAAGGTCACCATCTCCGGTAAACTGCCCGAAGGTGCTGCCACCGCGGAGTTCCTGGACGTGGCCGGCCGTGTCTGCCTCCGCGCCGCGATCACTCCCGCTGGTGTAACGATCGATGTTTCCTCCTTGGCCCCCGGTGCCTACACCTTGCAATTACGCGGGGAAGATGGCATCAGCAACACGGCTTTCGTGAAGCGTTGA
- a CDS encoding PKD domain-containing protein has protein sequence MKRSQLFLVFICLFLVSRAQLEALRYNADGPSLPEWVRLMYAPDPDPGAVEEAYVAYYASHPFVKNGHTQYYKRWKRELGHDQIPLDPQQRADYATTLNVYLRASEELVGSRAANWGCIGPFDWDHGAVAKSYACGAAHVYTVKQSASSPDVIYAGTANSGLWKSVDKGLNWTNLTKSMMVGEVYALEIDRTDANIVYFGAGGDLWKTLDGGSTWNTIGDATFQGLAHAFKEIQVHPTNAQVLYVLSDLGLWRSSNAGSTFTQVQAGAWQELEFKPSDPNTVYAIKQIGNRTEFWRSTNNGSTFAQVGTGWPLPVSPDEQKRTEIAVSAAAPNMVYALCTGDANGGSGLYGVYKSVDQGANWTFQCCGAQPAGVPSPTNFNLMGWDDGGQDDGGQYYYDLAFDVDPSNADKVNVCGVQRWVSTDGGASFTCPAKWSHSNKVDYLHADIHDFRYYGANEVWAANDGGVFYSSDGGATFERRMFGISGTDFWGFGAGGWTGSNVMLGGTYHNGTLLKDNNTYINGWVSTDGGDGYRGFVHPQYDRRALSDYGYKVLSGDRNVNNTNGTWSKQPNASYIVGESSEVAWHPNLVDAAYVGNGTALWLTNDNGLSFSQVHDFGEKVTNIEVAFSDANTIYACTYVDWWGVKRVYRSTDAGGSWTDITPTSAALNGNTWVPYDIAVSAVDPQTIWLVRTSQYGNSPNLNGYVVYKSTSGGSAWTNITDAGLNGEWPTNITHQYGSNGVVYIGTRRAVYTRNDAAPAWSLWNAGLPAKIFSTRLLINYRDGLIRNGTDRSVWESAMEAPAPPVANFAVDRRTVTCLGPTVKFYDNSALSGNGATWAWTFVGGNPATSTVRDPVVTYGAPGTYGVSLTVTDVNGTHTRTVSDQITYLNSTAATPVTADAEDLLIAPAGWSLKNPDDLDTWSNQALTSGADGLPTRAWRMDYYYYNAPGQLDHLVSPLISLAGSAGTRLKFHHAYKPYGANYTDGLRVEISTDCGANWAQLYYAEALALGTTTTGTSPWSPTAAEQWQLHDIDLSAYDGMNVVIRFTGVNDYGDRLYLDNVSITNSGVRLAVKLMLEGPYVTGTLLMRDDLRVAGLLPADEPYTGSGFNRPDGGGERIHDGVLRKEGNPAIVDWVIVELREASAPANIVATRAALLQRNGDVVAVDGVSPISFPVAAGSYHIVVRHRNHLGTMTAAPLMLSTVVSAVDFTSAATYGTGGTKTIGSTHVLWAGDVSKDVAAPSGLKYTGNNNDRDPILQVVGGVTTNTVNGYLSSDVNMDGTAKYTGTGNDRDPILQNIGGVITTNVRVEQLP, from the coding sequence ATGAAGAGATCACAACTGTTCCTCGTCTTCATCTGCCTATTCCTCGTGTCCCGCGCACAATTGGAGGCGCTTCGTTACAATGCGGATGGGCCATCGCTACCGGAATGGGTGAGGCTCATGTACGCACCTGACCCGGACCCCGGAGCGGTGGAGGAGGCGTACGTTGCCTACTACGCCTCGCACCCGTTCGTGAAGAACGGCCATACCCAATACTATAAGCGCTGGAAGCGTGAATTGGGCCATGATCAAATTCCCCTCGATCCGCAACAACGGGCGGACTATGCGACCACATTGAACGTCTACCTCCGTGCATCGGAGGAACTTGTCGGCTCACGTGCGGCAAATTGGGGTTGCATCGGCCCTTTCGATTGGGACCATGGCGCTGTAGCGAAGAGCTATGCGTGCGGTGCGGCCCATGTATACACCGTGAAGCAGAGTGCGAGCAGCCCGGATGTGATCTATGCCGGCACGGCGAACAGTGGGCTTTGGAAGAGCGTGGACAAAGGTTTGAACTGGACGAACCTTACGAAAAGCATGATGGTCGGTGAAGTTTATGCGCTGGAGATCGACCGGACGGACGCCAACATCGTGTACTTCGGGGCAGGAGGTGATCTTTGGAAGACCCTTGATGGCGGTTCCACATGGAATACCATCGGGGATGCCACCTTTCAAGGCTTGGCCCATGCTTTCAAGGAGATCCAGGTCCACCCGACGAACGCGCAAGTGCTGTATGTGTTGAGCGATCTAGGATTGTGGCGCAGCTCGAACGCCGGATCAACGTTCACCCAGGTGCAGGCCGGCGCCTGGCAGGAATTGGAATTTAAACCGAGCGATCCGAATACGGTGTACGCCATTAAGCAGATCGGCAACCGTACCGAATTCTGGCGCAGCACGAACAATGGTTCAACATTTGCGCAGGTCGGGACCGGTTGGCCGTTACCCGTTTCGCCCGACGAGCAAAAGCGGACGGAGATCGCCGTGAGCGCTGCCGCCCCCAACATGGTCTATGCACTGTGTACCGGCGATGCCAATGGTGGAAGCGGCTTGTACGGTGTCTACAAAAGCGTTGACCAAGGTGCGAATTGGACCTTTCAGTGTTGCGGTGCGCAACCGGCGGGTGTCCCCTCTCCCACCAATTTCAACTTGATGGGTTGGGACGATGGCGGACAGGATGATGGCGGACAGTACTACTACGATCTGGCCTTCGATGTTGATCCCTCCAACGCGGACAAGGTGAACGTGTGCGGTGTGCAACGTTGGGTGAGCACCGATGGTGGTGCAAGCTTCACCTGCCCCGCGAAATGGAGCCATAGCAACAAAGTGGACTACCTGCATGCGGACATCCACGACTTCCGCTACTACGGGGCCAACGAGGTATGGGCTGCGAACGACGGTGGCGTGTTCTACAGCAGCGACGGCGGCGCAACCTTCGAACGGCGCATGTTCGGGATCAGTGGAACGGACTTCTGGGGATTCGGTGCAGGCGGATGGACCGGTAGCAACGTGATGCTCGGCGGCACGTACCACAACGGCACCTTGCTCAAGGACAACAATACGTACATCAACGGCTGGGTCAGCACTGACGGTGGTGATGGATATCGAGGCTTCGTTCACCCCCAATATGACCGACGCGCATTGAGCGACTACGGCTACAAAGTGTTGAGCGGAGACCGCAATGTGAACAACACCAACGGCACGTGGAGCAAACAACCGAACGCGAGCTATATCGTGGGCGAAAGCAGCGAAGTGGCATGGCATCCGAACTTGGTCGATGCGGCATACGTGGGGAACGGGACCGCGCTTTGGCTCACGAATGACAATGGGCTGAGCTTTTCACAAGTGCATGATTTCGGTGAGAAGGTCACGAACATCGAAGTCGCGTTCAGCGATGCGAATACGATCTACGCATGTACGTATGTGGACTGGTGGGGCGTGAAACGCGTGTATCGCAGCACGGATGCCGGCGGCAGCTGGACGGACATTACCCCGACAAGTGCAGCTCTGAACGGGAACACATGGGTGCCGTACGACATCGCTGTCAGCGCTGTGGACCCACAAACGATCTGGTTGGTGCGCACCTCGCAGTACGGGAATAGTCCGAACTTGAACGGATACGTGGTGTACAAGAGCACATCAGGAGGTAGTGCGTGGACCAACATCACGGATGCCGGGTTGAACGGTGAATGGCCAACGAACATCACGCATCAGTATGGTAGCAATGGCGTGGTCTACATCGGAACGCGTCGTGCCGTGTACACGCGCAACGATGCGGCTCCGGCATGGTCGCTGTGGAATGCTGGACTGCCTGCCAAGATCTTCAGCACACGCCTTTTGATCAACTACCGCGATGGCTTGATCCGCAATGGAACGGACCGGAGCGTATGGGAAAGTGCAATGGAAGCACCAGCTCCGCCGGTCGCCAATTTCGCCGTGGACAGGAGGACCGTCACGTGCCTCGGACCCACCGTGAAATTCTACGACAACAGCGCGCTCAGCGGCAACGGTGCCACTTGGGCATGGACTTTCGTGGGCGGAAACCCGGCTACCAGTACAGTGCGCGATCCGGTGGTGACATACGGCGCACCCGGCACCTATGGTGTATCGTTAACAGTTACCGATGTGAACGGAACGCATACCAGAACGGTCAGTGATCAGATCACGTACTTGAACAGTACGGCCGCAACACCGGTGACCGCCGATGCCGAAGATCTGCTGATCGCCCCTGCCGGATGGAGCTTGAAGAACCCGGATGATCTGGACACGTGGAGCAACCAAGCGCTCACCTCCGGGGCAGATGGTCTGCCCACACGAGCTTGGAGGATGGATTATTATTACTACAACGCACCGGGCCAGTTGGACCACCTGGTATCGCCATTGATCTCGTTGGCGGGCAGTGCAGGCACACGGTTGAAATTCCATCACGCCTACAAACCTTATGGCGCCAATTATACCGATGGTCTGCGTGTTGAGATCAGTACGGATTGCGGAGCGAATTGGGCGCAGCTGTACTACGCCGAGGCACTTGCACTGGGTACTACGACCACGGGTACCAGCCCTTGGTCCCCTACTGCAGCGGAACAATGGCAATTGCATGATATCGACCTGAGCGCATACGATGGCATGAATGTCGTGATCCGGTTCACCGGAGTGAACGACTATGGCGATCGCCTGTACTTGGACAATGTGTCCATAACGAACAGCGGCGTGCGGCTCGCCGTAAAGCTGATGCTGGAAGGACCCTATGTTACCGGGACCCTGTTGATGCGCGACGACCTGCGTGTTGCGGGTCTGTTACCGGCAGATGAACCGTACACCGGATCGGGCTTCAACAGACCGGATGGTGGCGGCGAGCGCATCCATGATGGCGTGCTCCGGAAAGAAGGCAACCCAGCCATCGTGGATTGGGTGATCGTCGAATTGAGGGAGGCAAGTGCGCCAGCGAACATCGTGGCTACCCGCGCGGCGTTGCTTCAGCGGAATGGGGATGTGGTCGCGGTGGATGGCGTGTCGCCGATCTCATTCCCCGTCGCGGCAGGCAGCTACCACATCGTAGTTCGGCACCGTAACCACCTTGGAACCATGACCGCTGCCCCCCTGATGCTGTCCACGGTCGTGAGCGCCGTGGACTTCACCAGTGCGGCGACCTATGGTACGGGCGGCACGAAGACCATCGGTAGCACGCATGTGCTTTGGGCCGGTGATGTCTCCAAGGATGTCGCAGCTCCTTCCGGATTGAAATACACCGGCAACAACAACGATCGCGACCCTATTCTGCAAGTCGTCGGGGGGGTCACCACCAATACGGTGAACGGCTACTTATCATCCGACGTGAACATGGACGGCACTGCGAAATATACCGGCACCGGGAACGACCGGGACCCCATTCTTCAGAACATTGGCGGTGTGATCACCACGAACGTGCGTGTGGAGCAGTTGCCGTGA